CTGGGTCGATTGCTTGAGTGTTTGTTGAATTTTATAAAACTCTAAGGTCTGATAAATCTTTTCAGAATTCATTCAGCGATCTGTCCTTTCATCAGGGTGATAGCGTGGCAAGAACAAACGCCATCACTGGATTGGATGGCGTTAGTTAGATTGTAATGGATTGACATTCAGCCATGTTTCAGTAGCTAAGTCTGACAGTACAGGCGTGTTGGCTACTATTTGGTAAGCAACAGGGTTGTCGACAAATTGTTGTTGGACGAATTCAATCGGAATTAATGAAGCGATAAACAACACCACAAATACGACAACATAGGTCACAAATAAGTTAATCAACCCACCAATGACCCGGTTGATGGTTTTAAAAACATCATAATAAATAATTTTAGTTAAGAATGAGGATAATATTTTGGTTAATATCCAACCAATAATCGTGATGATAACAAACGAAATAGCACGATAAAACGCTTGGTCTAAAAAGAAGCTTTGTGATTCATTGTAAAACACAAACTCACTACTTTGTTGGATGGCTGGAAATGGGATAATCATTTCAACATATTCCGATAAGGGTTCATAATATTGTGTTGCCAATATCACCGTTAAAGTATAGCCTATTAATTGAATGGCTTGCATAATCAAACCACGTCTAAAGCCGGTATAAAAACTAAATGCTAGTATAATAAAAATAAGTATCGTTAACATTAACAATCTCCTTTACGAGACAAACTACCTTAACTATTGCTAGGTTGGTTGTTGACTGTGTTATTTTGATGGGGCGTTTGCTCGGGTTTTCTTGTACTTTGCTTTGAGGTATAATTTTGTTTTGAACGTACATTATGTTGTTTTACGGTTGCCTGTCTAGATAACTGTTCTTTTAAAGCGGCATTTTCTTTCTCTAACTCAACAATGCGACATTCT
This window of the Fundicoccus culcitae genome carries:
- a CDS encoding CvpA family protein, producing the protein MLTILIFIILAFSFYTGFRRGLIMQAIQLIGYTLTVILATQYYEPLSEYVEMIIPFPAIQQSSEFVFYNESQSFFLDQAFYRAISFVIITIIGWILTKILSSFLTKIIYYDVFKTINRVIGGLINLFVTYVVVFVVLFIASLIPIEFVQQQFVDNPVAYQIVANTPVLSDLATETWLNVNPLQSN